The Oryza brachyantha chromosome 7, ObraRS2, whole genome shotgun sequence genomic interval ATTTTTGGTGCCTAGATTGAGGCCTCTTTCAAACTAGTCGTCCACCTCCTAATCGCATGACTAACCATGATTAATCAATGACTAATCGGAGGACTAGTTTCCTGATTGAGCTGATCACCTCGAGGTGCATGATCAAGCCACAGATTCCGATTAGGCtgactaatcatgattaatcgTGACTAATCAGACGACTTAATAACATTGGCAATGTCCTTTTGTTTCCTTattttaaatacattaaatggCCTTACCTCCCATTACGCTTTCCATATGTGCACTTCAGAAGAAGATTATTGGCATCGCCTAAATAACTTTTCTTATCATCATATTATATGCAAATGCAATTATATGGCTGGCTTAATTACCTTAAAAGATACACAAAAAACTGaagtgaattttttttccatgtttggttgattcaaaaattaattgaAATTATATTCCTGGAGTTGTTTGCATTACCAAATTCATTAATCAAGTGGGCCATAGAACCAGcaatatcttatatttatgcttcatCGATTGTTCAGTTGCCCACTTCTTTGCATGAGTTGCCAATCGGGTGGACGGATACATTAGTTTAATCCATCTATGCTATTTTGGGTCTAACTGGAATATAACTTATTAGCGATTTGAGGTGTAGATTAAACCTGTTCTGTTCCAAGTTCCAACTATGCTGCTCTTAAAGTGGGTAGCTCTGCTCGGTGTTCTTGTTCTGTTCAATGCAGATGTTTGTGGATTAGCGTACTGTTCCTTAGAATGATAATGCTTCATGTTGAGAAGAGGGTTGTAGAGTAGTAAGTTTCATGGTAAAATATCCTCTTGAAGTTGTTGTAACATGGTTATATGCCTTTGTATGACATAGGACATATGTACCTGGCAACTGCTAAGTGCATGCAACCATTCCAAGTTTAGCCTGCTGTAGCTATTCCAGTCATCTAGTGTCAGATGGATAAGGACCTAAACGACTAATGCtagctatattttattttagatttgcTAGGTACTGTGTTTACATGTATGCTACATTTTCACCATGTTTTGTAAAAGCCTTAGCATTGATAATTCCATCCTTGACATTGCAGGGGAGTCTGAATCTGATAGTGAAGCATCAGATGTTAGTGGTTCTGATGGAGAGGATACCTCATGGATTTCATGGTACTGCAACCTAAGAGGGAATGAATTCTTctgtgaagttgatgatgattaTATACAAGATGACTTCAACCTCTGTGGGCTTAGCAGTCAAGTTCCATATTATGATTATGCTCTTGATCTCATTTTAGATATTGAGTCTTCTCACGGTAAATGATCCCTTGTTTTCATATGCAAATGAAACACATGTTGATGTTTTTGAGCAATAATTTTTGCTGTATTTCTTCACTTATTTGCTTAATGATAGGTAAAACTACATTGGCTTTTATGATTATGAACAAGTACCAGTGCAGGTCTTATGAACACAAACCATGACTACTCAGAGTTAATTGGCATGTGTTTAGTGTTTTCTCTAGTATTCTGGACGACTGTCTTATTTCACCTATGCGTGGCTATACCATTCTGTGTTACATATCATTTCTCCTGGATAGTAGTCATAGTAAATGCTTAGCATGTTTCTAttatagtactccctctgatttttttttgtttgaagccgttgactttttgatctatgtttgaccctttgtcttattaaaaaaaaattatataattattgactattttgttatgatttggtttattactaaagtaactctaagtatgatttatatttttgtatatttggacaaaatttttaaataagacgaaaggtcaaacgtaaataaaaaagtcaacggtgtcaaacaaaaaaactgaaaagttaaTTCCCACTATGACTAAACCTTGCAGTTTCTTTTGTTCTCGTGGTTGCCTGTTTAGGTTATCCAATGTTGTTAAGCGTCATGTTGCTAATGTACTGCTTTAGGTTCTGTTTGTAGATGCAATTTTCTGTGGCAGTAAAAGTTGTGGTAGTAATTAGTAAATATGTTGTAAAGTCTGCTATTTTAAATGCCATCACTGTGATGTAACATGGCCCTTCTTTGTGTCATTACAATAAACTCCCTTTATTTTGTGCTAATTGGTACTTTCCATGCTCTTTTCTATTGTTTTCTCGTTCTTTGGCTGATGCTTCTTGATTGTGCCAATATGTAGGTGACATGTTCACTGAAGAACAAAACGAGCTAGTGGAGTCAGCTGCAGAGATGCTGTATGGGCTGATTCATGCACGATACATTTTGACCAGTAAAGGACTGGCGGCAATGGTGCCTTCTTTGCTATTCATATTTCTGTACTTCTGTTTTACAAGTTATGACAAACTATAAttctgtttaatttttttttgtcagctGGAGAAGTACAAAAACTATGATTTTGGAAGATGCCCACGAGTTTATTGCTGTGGCCAACCCTGTCTGCCGGTTGGACAATCGGATATACACCGATCTAGTACTGTGAAGATATACTGCCCCAAGTGTGAAGACATCTACTATCCACGGTCCAAGTACCAAGGCAGTATCCTAACCACTTTCTTATCATACTGTCTTAATGAGTGCCTTCttttgtttggaaaaaaaagagtaccTTCTAATTTCCAGCATTACTATATTCTAATAATTTTGCCTTAGTTCTAAGCTGATAGGAGTGGTTGGCAAATGCTTTGACAAGTTTTAACAGGCAGACAACataaacatttaattatttggcTTCAACGCATGGCCTCGCTTGCTCTCCTAGTGTTCTCACCGCCAAGATATATTACTGCTTATTAGATGAAGCCCAGTCGTTCTCACCTGTATTACTTTGATATGATAGTTACATAGAACTGCCATTTTGTTGTTATATTGTGCTGTTTTCTTGACAATGTTCAGACATCGACGGTGCATACTTCGGGACAACATTCCCACATCTGTTTCTGATGACATACGAGCACCTCAAGCCTCAGAAACCCTCACAGCGCTACGTGCCTCGCGTATTTGGTTTCAAGCTCCACAAGCCATGAAGTTGGAGACTGGAGTTTTGCAGTTCTAGGGAGACCCTGGAAGACTACTGCAAGATTTGGGCATTTGCCAGCGATGGTCTCTATCATGCTGCCGCTGCCActgccactgccaccgccaccggcctgcagcatgcatgcaccttGGCCGGCAGGCCCACTCCACATTCGAAATGTAGCTATAAAAGACATCAATCGATCAATGTTGTAACGTAATTCCAATTGTTTTTTCAATTAGCGAATCTAGACCCCCTTAATTCTAAAGTAGGTGCTGTTGTTTGTGCCTTGATTAAAATGATATGATGTTAAGGCATGGTTTAGTTCAAGTTCTAAGCAAGGTCCATGCCTGCAATTGGAAAGCTAAGGATGACAGTTGTAGGCTAGTAGTTATTGCTCTGGTATTCTGGTGCTTGCTTGGGACTATCCACAATTCCTCGTACCGTTCTCCTAGATTATTCCTAGTTTTTTCCTTAGTTATTCATTCAAGCTTTTTGTACCGCTAAatagtgttatttttataaaaagtttctatatataagaaatcatcatatcatattttaaaatagatttttaactttgtggCTAATTTCTTGTTTATACCACTAAGGATTAAGGATGCGTCCTTTTCTTTAGAttgttgtcatatttttttcttgatcttTACATGCACACCGTTTGAATTGCTAAATAGtgtattgtttgaaaaaaaaggttttcatACAGAAGTTCATCGTGTTATCTTTTAAAAGtgagtagttaattttattatttatatcatcaaatagctattaaaaattaaataatcctTTATCGTCAAAAGAACATAGCCTAAATAGCTATcatgaaaataagaaaaatctttATCCCCTTTTGTCAGTTATCTCAAGCACAACCGCATTGTCCTCCAGATGTGCCTAGCAGCTGTaaaacctatatatattagttactCAAAGTCAGTAGACGCTTGGTCAGCTGTGGAGTTCAAGTATCACTCGCTCAAAATTAAGGGACTTTAGCATCTTCAACAGCAAATCCGTCCCACTCTCCAAactaaaatctaaactaaaatCTAGccattttgtaaaaaatagcACTCCAATAGACTTATCAGCCGGATGGAGCCATCCGGCTGACCAAACTAGCCTTCCAATTTGCTAAATTTGGCCATCCAAAACTGATTTGTCATTTCTAGGCCCCACACGTAGGGCCCACAAGCCACCTCTCCATCCCTCCTCCTCGTAGCTGCCCCCGCCGACGTCTTGCAAACCCCCTTCCACCGCTTATCCGAGACCACCGCCCCCATCGCCGTCGTCTGCATCCTCCCCGTCTGTGAAGCtgaggcggctggcggcgagcgcgggtgCTTgggtcgtcatcgt includes:
- the LOC102699422 gene encoding putative casein kinase II subunit beta-4 isoform X2 — protein: MYKQGGGGGGGGGGGGGGGGAGLDRKRLSDVLDKHLEKAIAAAAAAASPSTSRGSAGGRDHQRLVVPSSASSMPKGRCSEGESESDSEASDVSGSDGEDTSWISWYCNLRGNEFFCEVDDDYIQDDFNLCGLSSQVPYYDYALDLILDIESSHGDMFTEEQNELVESAAEMLYGLIHARYILTSKGLAAMLEKYKNYDFGRCPRVYCCGQPCLPVGQSDIHRSSTVKIYCPKCEDIYYPRSKYQDIDGAYFGTTFPHLFLMTYEHLKPQKPSQRYVPRVFGFKLHKP
- the LOC102699422 gene encoding putative casein kinase II subunit beta-4 isoform X1, which codes for MYKQGGGGGGGGGGGGGGGGAGLDRKRLSDVLDKHLEKAIAAAAAAASPSTSRGSAGGRDHQRLVVPSSASSMPKGRCSEGESESDSEASDVSGSDGEDTSWISWYCNLRGNEFFCEVDDDYIQDDFNLCGLSSQVPYYDYALDLILDIESSHGDMFTEEQNELVESAAEMLYGLIHARYILTSKGLAAMLEKYKNYDFGRCPRVYCCGQPCLPVGQSDIHRSSTVKIYCPKCEDIYYPRSKYQGNIDGAYFGTTFPHLFLMTYEHLKPQKPSQRYVPRVFGFKLHKP